Below is a window of Mucilaginibacter sp. PAMC 26640 DNA.
AATTTCCTTCTTGCTCATGATGCATCGAAATCAACCCTGCCTTTTTGATATATCTTTTGAGCCAGCCATGTTTACTAAATTTTCGCAGTACAAAGAAAACGGTCCGCCGGTTGCTCAATACAAGAACAACGATCGTAAGCGTTATATAAAACACAAATCCGAGAACGACCACATAGCTGATCACAGGCTTGATGTGGATCTACAATAAGTAATAACAGCCATAAAACAGGGAAATAAGCAATAGGATAGCCACATAATAACTTACTGTTTCCAGTATCAAGGCAGTAAAAGCGGTTTGCCTGGTAACATTTCTTTTGGTCAGCTGTGTAAAAAGATAGCCATTGCCGCTTAATCCCCCGGTAGGCAAAGCCTGATTGACAAACATGATAACTATGGACATCTTAAATAGGTAAGTTAAACTGGTGGAACCGGGATTCCTGTGGATCAAACCTTTCATGATATAAGCATTGAGCAGATAAGTGCCGATCTGTGCGCCGATAGTTAAGAGCAGCCAGAAAGGGCTCATCTGTAACATCAGATCTTTGATGTCCTTCAATTTACCGATATAATGCACAGCGAGATAAAATATGAAAATCGCGATCAGATAAAAAATGATACGTGCAGGCGTAAAGCTTAACTTTTACCAATGACCGGCCTTTTAAAGGTTTCATGAGATGTAGTTGACCGCCTTTTTGTAAAACAACCTTTTAGTTAGCTCCGCCGCAAACATATATCCGGCAATGATGAACAACATCCAGCAGTAATAAGCCAAGGAGAGGCGCGTAAAGGCGAACCAGCCCGCCAAGGGGGAGATGGGCAACACAAGCACTAAGAGGAGAATGAATATAGTCGTGATGGAATTGTACTACAGCGTAAATTTGCTGCGCTCGTGAAATATCATGGAATTGCAGGCATTATGATATCTATGTTGTTGATGTTAACCCATTCGCCTAACGCCAACTTGATCTGGCAAATATTATATCAAAACTTTAAAAAGTCTGCTTTACGCGAGATCAGAACCTCATCCTTCTGATTTACCTGTCCTCAAACCGCCCGGTTTTTTTATGGACTATGATCTTATATATGATCAATTCAATGGTTGTACCGATATCGCTTTCTTCATCCGCAAAACCATGTTCGCGGGTAACCGAATCATCGATGATGTAGGGCGTGATTCTGTCAGTTAATTGTTGCAGTACTTTTTGCTTTTCCGCCATGTCTATGATTTCTTCAAATCTTCCCCAGGCTATGACAGTCTGCCAATTCGTTAAATCCTTGATATTTTCTACTTCGAAACATATTTCGGGATTTTTTCTCATCATGTCGATCTTCATCCCTTTAGCGGAATGGCAATAGATGTTTGTACCATCATAAATATAATTTACTGGAACTATGTAGACGACTCCATCTGATTGACAGCCGATCCTACCGATCATTTCGCTTTTCAGTAAAGATTCTATTTGTTTATCGTTGAGTTCTCTTAACATTTTCTTGATTTTTTATTCCTTTAAATAGCTTATGGCTTATCCTAATAGCTCTTTCAAATGGTTGATCAGTCCGTCATCCTCCCAATCGCCATCGTATTTTTTTCCATTGATATAGAATGTGGGGGTTCCGGTCACGCCGCTTTTCAACCCGCTTTCATAATCGGCTTCAATTATGGCCCGTAGTGCTCGGCTTTGCATATTCTGCTCGAACTGCCGTATGTTTAATCCCAGATCGCCGGCATAAATGAACAGATCTTCATTACTTAGGTTATCCTGATTGATGAATAGCAGCTCATACATTTCCCAGAACTTGTTTTGTAAACCAGCAGATTCCGCAGCCATCGCCGCGTTAAAAGCATCAGGGTGTTGCTCCATTAAGGGGAAATTTCTGAATTCAAAACTCAGTTCTTTGCCTAGTTTCTCTTGTGCGGCTTTAATAATAAGATAGGATTCACCGCAGGATGAACATTGGTAGTCCCCATACTCGACTAATTCCAGCATGGCTTTGATACTTCCCTGTATATGTTCGTGACCAGAAACCGGCCTTTGCAGTTGCATAATATTTGATCTTTAAATTAAGCCAGCAAGAATTTATTTTCACGCATCACGCCTTCCGCCAGTTTGAAGAGTTCCTTTTTCACATCATAATAATCCACGGTAAGCATGCTGATCAGGTCGGATAAGGCATTGTTTTCGATCGCTAAGTAAGAGATGTCCTCGGTAGCTTCATTTTCAGCAATTAGGCTTAAACGGTCCAGTTGCATACTGCACTTCATATGGGCCTCTGTCATGTCTAATTGCATTTTCAAGAGTTTAATCCCCACATCTTTTAACCTGGCAACATCAGTAGGCTCAAATAAGCGTATAAAATAATCCTGCTCTAAATGGCGCAGGAAGTCGGTTTCAATTTGAAAGAATTCCAGGTCGGACACCCAGCGTTTGGTGCTGATGTAATATTGTTCTGCACGGTCGGACATTTCAGTTACGTTTTCCATTTGATTTGTTTGATTAGAGTTTTCGCAGTGTTTGGCGGTACCCGGTTTATAATGGTGTAAATTTCAGGAAAAGCCCTGGAAGCGTTAATGATGCCGGTCAAGGCGAAAAGTGATATGCGACATAATATATAATTTGCGCCTATGTCGGGTGTTAAAAAAGATCGGAGACAACCGATGCAGCCTCCGATCTGGTAATTTATAGCTTATCCGTTGGATTTAGAACGGGTCTGCATATTCACTGAACCTGATCACGATTCTGTATGCAAAATTGCCGATAACAGAAGCAGGGACGATGATGCCAGTCACCCGGTAACCTGATCTTCATCAGCTTTTTGGTTTTGTTCTATAAGTAAGTAATTATTCAGAATCACAACGAAATCGCTCGCCGCGTCTTTTATTTTGCCTAAATGGCCGAATATCTTCTCTTCATTCATGCGCTGGTAATAATGCTCGATCAGAGACGCGGAGAGCTGGATATTGGTTAAGGGGGAGCGCAGCTCATGCGACACTTTGGCCAGGAAAGTGGTTTTTGATTGATTAATATCGATCTGTTTTTGCAGCATTCCATTTAACAGGGCGTTTTCCATTTCCAGCTGATCGATCCGCTCAGCTGACTGGGCTTTTTTTTTCTCAATCAAAATACGCGGTTCCATAATGAAGAGGTTAGGTTTATCATTCATCATCATTTGCCAATGCGTGCCAGGCTGTCTTTTTTATGCTGCTTAGCCAGGTTTTTGAAATAGCCTTTAAAGAAGAAGTTGTGTTTTAGAGCTTCCATATTCTGGTTAAACCCATTGGTGCCTTTCTGTACGTTATCCAGGCTCAGGCTGATTTTTTTGGTCAACGTCGAGTCCTTTAGCAAGCCATGTAGTGGTCCTTTGCCATTAGAAAGGTCATGATTAATATTTTTGACTATCTCTTGGAGCTGCCCCGTCATTTGATCGGCGTTTTCAGTTGCCGAACGGATATTGCATACGGAACTTTTAAGATCGCCCGCAACATCCGGATCTGAAATCAGTACACCCGCCGCGCCCTTCCCTTGTTTGATCTGCACGATCATTTCATTCAGCCCCCGTGTCAGGTTATTGGCGTTTAAACTGGCATGATTTATACCTTTTAAGGAAGATCTCAAGCTCACCCCGATGGTCTGATCGTTCAATAATTTGAACAGTGCGCTGCTGTCAATGCCCAGCACTGCATTTTTCAAACTTTCGGATATCGTGGCGATATTGTTATTGGTCTTGGACAGGGTGAGCAACATCTCATCGGTACTGGTCATTTTCTGTGCGGCAAGAATATCTCCGGTTCCGACCATCGGACTGCTTCCTTTGTTTGCCTGTATGTTCACCACTTTATTGCCCATTAATCCTTCCGTACCTATAGCGGCCAAAGCATTTTTGTGAATGAAAGCACTTGTTTTATTGTCTATGGCTAAGGTCACTTCGATCAGTGTATCGTTAATCATAGTAATCTTTTTGACCGTTCCTGCCTGGATACCTGAGAAGAGTACATTGTTTCCTTCCATCAACCCGTTAAGGTTATTAAAGCGGGCCTTTAGTTCAAAGCCGCTGCCGAAAATGTTCCGGTTCTTGCCGATCATATAAAAAGAGGCCATCAACACCAGCAGACCTGCCAGCACAAACATACCCAGTTTAATATTATTCTCGCCTTTATTTGCCATGATCTATGATTCAAAAAATTGTTTGATGTTTTTGTCAGCGGATTTTTCCAGTGACTGATAAGTGCCGTCCGCATAGCATTTGCCGTCAAATAACAGCACTACCCGGTCAGATATATTTTTCACGCAATTCATATCATGCGAAATGATGATGGATGACGTATGGTATTTTCTTTGTAGGGTTAATATCAGCTGATCGATCTCCCGGGCCGTAACCGGGTCAAGCCCGGTCGTCGGCTCATCATATAAAATGATCTCCGGCTTGAGGATCATCGTCCGGGCCAGGGCGATCCTTTTAAGCATGCCACCGGACAATTCTTCCGGCATCATCTCGGTGGTATGGGCCAGGCCTACATTTCTAAGCACTTCCTTTACCATCGAATTCACTTTTGATTGTGTAAGGTCAGTCCAGTGCCGGCGTAAAGGAAACTCCAGGTTCTCCCTGACGGTCATCGAGTCGTATAGGGCATTTCCCTGGAACAGGAAGCCGATCTTTGCTCTTACTCTGTTCAGTTCATCATCACTTAGTTTAGTAACATCGTCGCCCAAAACGTCGATGATGCCTTTATCAGCTTTCAAAAGGCCGATTATACATTTGATCAGCACGGATTTCCCAGAACCTGATTTACCCAGGATCACTACGTTCTCTTCTTTATTGACGACCAGGTTAAAATCCTTCAGTACCACATTAGGGCCAAAGCGTTTGTAAACATGCGCGATCGTAATGACCCGAACTTTCGGCTCTTCTTTCTTGACCGTTAATGTCTTTTGGGGCGTGCTCATCTTTTTTAATTTAAGCCTAATAAGTTGGTGGACTGCACCGCTAAAAGGTCGATCACAAAAATGAGCACAGAGGCCAGCACTACGGCGGAATTGGCTGAGCTACCTACGCCCCGCGTTCCCTTGGTAGAGTTAAAACCTTTATAACAGCCGATAATGCCCACAGCAAATCCGAAAAAGATCGTTTTAATCACTGCGGGGAGCACATCGCTATAGCCAATGCTTTGAAACACCTGATTAAAAAAGAATTTGATGCTCGTTACCGAATTGATATTCACGCCGATGTAGGCGCCGAATAAAGAGATCGCATCTCCCAGGATGGTTAATATGGGAAGCATTAAGGTAGTAGCAATGACGCGGGTAGCCACCAGATACTTAATCGGGTTAGTTCCGCTTACTTCCATCGCATC
It encodes the following:
- a CDS encoding pyridoxamine 5'-phosphate oxidase, with amino-acid sequence MLRELNDKQIESLLKSEMIGRIGCQSDGVVYIVPVNYIYDGTNIYCHSAKGMKIDMMRKNPEICFEVENIKDLTNWQTVIAWGRFEEIIDMAEKQKVLQQLTDRITPYIIDDSVTREHGFADEESDIGTTIELIIYKIIVHKKTGRFEDR
- a CDS encoding disulfide bond formation protein DsbA; this translates as MQLQRPVSGHEHIQGSIKAMLELVEYGDYQCSSCGESYLIIKAAQEKLGKELSFEFRNFPLMEQHPDAFNAAMAAESAGLQNKFWEMYELLFINQDNLSNEDLFIYAGDLGLNIRQFEQNMQSRALRAIIEADYESGLKSGVTGTPTFYINGKKYDGDWEDDGLINHLKELLG
- a CDS encoding mammalian cell entry protein — encoded protein: MANKGENNIKLGMFVLAGLLVLMASFYMIGKNRNIFGSGFELKARFNNLNGLMEGNNVLFSGIQAGTVKKITMINDTLIEVTLAIDNKTSAFIHKNALAAIGTEGLMGNKVVNIQANKGSSPMVGTGDILAAQKMTSTDEMLLTLSKTNNNIATISESLKNAVLGIDSSALFKLLNDQTIGVSLRSSLKGINHASLNANNLTRGLNEMIVQIKQGKGAAGVLISDPDVAGDLKSSVCNIRSATENADQMTGQLQEIVKNINHDLSNGKGPLHGLLKDSTLTKKISLSLDNVQKGTNGFNQNMEALKHNFFFKGYFKNLAKQHKKDSLARIGK
- a CDS encoding ABC transporter ATP-binding protein, which translates into the protein MSTPQKTLTVKKEEPKVRVITIAHVYKRFGPNVVLKDFNLVVNKEENVVILGKSGSGKSVLIKCIIGLLKADKGIIDVLGDDVTKLSDDELNRVRAKIGFLFQGNALYDSMTVRENLEFPLRRHWTDLTQSKVNSMVKEVLRNVGLAHTTEMMPEELSGGMLKRIALARTMILKPEIILYDEPTTGLDPVTAREIDQLILTLQRKYHTSSIIISHDMNCVKNISDRVVLLFDGKCYADGTYQSLEKSADKNIKQFFES
- a CDS encoding ABC transporter permease; this translates as MPLLTNTREFFDETGSITKFTGRFFSHGMKPKFELKELRAQCYIIGYKSLPLVGLTGFIMGLVLTMQLRPSLVSYGVESQLPVMVGIAIVREIGPVITALIFAGKIGSSIGAELGSMKVTEQIDAMEVSGTNPIKYLVATRVIATTLMLPILTILGDAISLFGAYIGVNINSVTSIKFFFNQVFQSIGYSDVLPAVIKTIFFGFAVGIIGCYKGFNSTKGTRGVGSSANSAVVLASVLIFVIDLLAVQSTNLLGLN